A stretch of the Poseidonibacter parvus genome encodes the following:
- a CDS encoding TIGR03032 family protein, whose amino-acid sequence MQNYNFNPEKNKEEKINLAYSKNIIEFFKQTKISILITTYQTNKIIILGQDNGKIDLRYKDYPRPMGMCKKDGRLYAGLGHSIYQFSNFLGVTQNLEGGNFDACYIPQNIHFTGDIDIHEMEYLRDELYFINTKFSCLCIKEPNSSFKPIWKPPFISLLQPLDKCHLNGFCSKDGEPRYATALGTNNEPLGWRETKANGGVLMDVTTNEILASNLSMPHSPRWHQEKLYLLESGKGTISRYDFDTKEVVDIARVPGFTRGLDIVGDFAFIGVSKVRESATFSGLEITKLPKRVSGVWIVNIKTGDIVSFVEFKSGVDEVFAITVLPYQKLEILNQESKESKINYMIDNEDIEEVKMPVSIIEQASTYFEKGNDSINGNRKEEAIIHFKKALEIQKDHLPSKFNLAICLGDLKRYNEAEKILFEVISSDASILESYDSLGFIYYKKGDFKKAEENFKKILEYDPGNVKAKNSLEILKREQNDRS is encoded by the coding sequence ATGCAAAATTATAATTTTAATCCTGAAAAGAATAAAGAAGAAAAAATTAATCTTGCTTATTCAAAAAATATTATTGAGTTTTTCAAACAAACAAAAATAAGTATACTTATCACTACTTATCAAACAAATAAAATCATTATTTTAGGTCAAGATAATGGGAAGATTGATCTAAGATATAAAGATTATCCAAGACCAATGGGTATGTGTAAAAAAGATGGAAGATTATATGCGGGACTAGGTCATAGTATCTACCAATTTTCTAATTTTTTAGGAGTAACACAAAATCTTGAAGGTGGAAATTTTGATGCATGTTATATTCCCCAAAATATTCACTTTACAGGAGATATAGATATTCATGAAATGGAATATTTAAGAGATGAATTATATTTTATAAATACCAAATTTTCATGTTTATGTATAAAAGAACCTAATAGTAGTTTTAAACCTATTTGGAAACCGCCTTTTATATCATTGCTTCAACCCCTTGATAAATGCCATTTAAATGGGTTTTGTTCAAAAGATGGAGAACCAAGATATGCAACAGCATTAGGAACAAATAATGAACCTTTAGGATGGAGAGAAACAAAAGCAAATGGTGGAGTTCTTATGGATGTTACAACAAATGAAATATTAGCTTCAAATCTTTCAATGCCACATTCTCCTAGGTGGCATCAGGAAAAATTATATTTATTAGAATCAGGAAAAGGAACAATTTCAAGATATGATTTTGATACCAAAGAAGTGGTAGATATTGCAAGAGTTCCAGGATTTACAAGAGGTCTTGATATAGTTGGGGACTTTGCTTTTATTGGAGTATCCAAGGTACGAGAAAGTGCTACATTTAGTGGACTTGAAATCACTAAACTTCCTAAAAGAGTTAGTGGAGTTTGGATTGTAAATATTAAAACAGGTGATATTGTTTCCTTTGTAGAGTTTAAAAGTGGAGTAGATGAAGTATTTGCAATAACTGTGCTCCCTTATCAAAAATTAGAGATTTTAAATCAAGAGAGTAAAGAATCAAAGATAAACTACATGATTGACAATGAAGACATAGAAGAAGTTAAAATGCCAGTATCAATTATTGAACAGGCATCAACATATTTTGAAAAAGGAAACGATTCTATTAATGGAAATAGGAAAGAAGAAGCTATTATTCATTTTAAAAAAGCATTAGAAATTCAAAAAGACCACCTTCCTTCTAAATTTAATTTAGCGATTTGTTTAGGAGATTTAAAAAGATATAACGAAGCAGAAAAGATTCTTTTTGAAGTAATTTCGAGTGATGCTTCTATTTTAGAAAGTTATGATTCACTAGGTTTTATATATTATAAAAAAGGTGATTTTAAAAAAGCAGAAGAAAATTTTAAAAAGATACTTGAATATGACCCAGGAAATGTAAAAGCAAAGAATTCATTAGAAATCCTAAAGAGAGAACAAAATGATAGATCTTAA